One stretch of Schlesneria sp. DSM 10557 DNA includes these proteins:
- a CDS encoding acetolactate synthase encodes MPHDFQGGEGAGTETMRGRAWPCLRQFCIFLENRVGRLNDVMRQLESLDTRVMALSIVDSVDFAMIRLMFDNADRAREKLELSGFLFSESDVVGVELPEGDKPFHAVCSALVKAEVNIHHAYPLLYRRHGRGAVAMFVDDVDQAVHILQDAGHRIVTESDLHDDDEYL; translated from the coding sequence ATGCCGCACGATTTTCAAGGGGGTGAAGGCGCCGGTACCGAGACCATGCGAGGCCGCGCCTGGCCCTGCCTGCGCCAGTTTTGCATTTTCCTTGAGAATCGCGTCGGCCGCTTGAATGATGTCATGCGTCAGCTTGAGTCCCTCGACACCCGTGTCATGGCCCTCAGCATCGTCGATTCAGTCGACTTCGCCATGATTCGCCTGATGTTCGATAATGCCGATCGGGCTCGGGAAAAACTGGAGCTTTCTGGCTTTTTGTTCAGTGAGAGCGATGTCGTCGGTGTCGAGCTGCCTGAAGGGGACAAACCGTTTCACGCGGTCTGTTCTGCTCTCGTCAAAGCCGAAGTGAACATCCACCACGCCTATCCACTGCTGTACCGTCGGCACGGTCGCGGGGCAGTCGCCATGTTCGTCGACGATGTCGACCAGGCGGTGCATATTCTTCAGGACGCTGGCCACCGAATCGTCACAGAAAGCGATTTGCATGACGACGATGAATACCTGTAA
- a CDS encoding S41 family peptidase encodes MRLCNYLKTTIFLYTAGSVFGLVHAADQVAEGRFTRTRAVSTEDGLTSAVEEGLELRSSRRWAEAIEFYEKSLKTWPNSEQLKQGLRQSKVHFSVERRYADKSFLNNMLPMSRVEALVYLDDVLDKVRQYYVDSISATDFIAHGTESLYFALNNEKFLQKNIPYGEQESISQFRRMLRDQYWNKKVNGAEGARRTVIELSDYAQRDLKLSASAIVMEFVFGGCNSLDDYSSYLTPGKLDDLYNNIDGQFVGIGIEMKAESGKGLLLVNVLAESPAAEGGAQIGDYIVEIDGRDCRKLSTEEAATMLQGQPNSRVRLTLADSTTQEERVATLTRRSVKVRSIPVVKIIDSANRIGYIRMTGFQKNTAEELDAALTKLRREGMEALIWDVRGNPGGLLTAAVEVLDRFMGNGVIVSTRGRVQDQNTTYSAHSDATDWTGPLVLLVDGDSASASEIVAGAVNDHRRGTIVGRKTYGKWSVQSILPGHADTGFRLTTAKFYSPNGSTYGKIGIQPHVQVTDDSDRLAQRSRTRGQIEDDRDVEAGLETLRKQLAKR; translated from the coding sequence ATGCGACTCTGTAATTACCTGAAAACAACAATATTTTTGTACACTGCGGGATCCGTCTTCGGTCTTGTCCACGCAGCAGACCAGGTCGCCGAAGGACGCTTCACCCGAACCCGAGCCGTCTCAACGGAAGATGGTCTGACGAGTGCAGTGGAGGAAGGCCTTGAACTTCGCTCGTCACGCCGCTGGGCCGAAGCGATTGAGTTCTATGAGAAATCGCTGAAGACCTGGCCGAACAGCGAACAGCTGAAGCAAGGTCTGCGTCAGTCGAAGGTCCATTTCTCGGTCGAACGACGCTACGCCGACAAATCCTTCCTCAATAACATGCTTCCCATGTCCCGGGTCGAAGCCCTGGTCTATCTGGATGACGTTCTCGATAAAGTCAGACAGTATTATGTCGACTCCATCAGTGCGACAGACTTCATCGCACACGGAACCGAAAGTCTCTACTTCGCGCTGAATAACGAGAAATTCCTCCAGAAAAACATTCCGTACGGCGAACAGGAAAGTATTTCCCAGTTCCGCCGCATGCTGCGGGATCAGTACTGGAACAAGAAGGTCAACGGTGCGGAAGGAGCACGACGGACGGTCATTGAACTGTCGGACTATGCACAGCGTGACCTCAAACTGTCTGCCAGCGCGATCGTCATGGAGTTCGTCTTCGGCGGATGCAATTCGCTGGACGATTACAGCAGCTACCTGACGCCCGGTAAGCTCGACGACCTCTACAACAATATCGATGGACAGTTCGTCGGAATCGGCATCGAGATGAAAGCAGAGAGCGGCAAAGGACTGTTGCTCGTCAATGTGCTGGCGGAAAGCCCCGCTGCGGAAGGAGGAGCGCAGATCGGTGATTACATCGTCGAGATCGATGGACGTGACTGCCGCAAGTTAAGCACCGAAGAAGCCGCGACAATGCTCCAGGGCCAGCCCAATAGTCGAGTCCGCTTGACGCTGGCGGATAGTACCACTCAGGAAGAACGAGTCGCGACCCTGACTCGCCGCTCTGTGAAAGTGCGAAGTATTCCTGTCGTTAAGATCATCGATAGTGCCAATCGAATCGGCTACATCCGGATGACGGGATTCCAGAAGAACACGGCTGAAGAACTCGACGCCGCACTGACCAAACTGCGACGTGAAGGGATGGAAGCACTGATCTGGGATGTCCGTGGAAATCCTGGGGGACTTCTGACTGCCGCCGTCGAAGTTCTCGACCGATTCATGGGGAATGGCGTGATTGTCTCAACGCGTGGACGAGTCCAGGATCAGAACACGACCTACTCGGCCCATTCAGATGCGACTGACTGGACGGGCCCTCTGGTCCTGCTGGTCGATGGCGATAGTGCCAGTGCCAGTGAAATCGTCGCAGGAGCCGTGAACGACCATCGTCGTGGCACCATCGTCGGACGGAAAACCTATGGGAAATGGTCGGTTCAAAGCATTCTTCCCGGTCACGCTGATACCGGTTTTCGTCTGACAACGGCCAAGTTCTATTCGCCCAACGGCAGCACCTACGGTAAGATCGGAATTCAACCACACGTTCAAGTGACTGACGACTCTGATCGTCTTGCTCAACGCAGTCGAACCCGTGGTCAAATCGAAGATGATCGAGACGTCGAAGCAGGGCTGGAAACACTGCGTAAACAACTGGCGAAACGATGA
- a CDS encoding ADP-ribosylglycohydrolase family protein: MDLIELRLMRARLALEGLSVGDALGERFLSPWVRDMCLRNRIVPEGPWRWTDDTAMALGIIEVLDQHGRIDQHELASVFGRRYTLDPDRGYGPAQHDLLRNIHRGADWEVESRELFGGTGSFGNGAAMRAAPVGAYFADDLSCVVEQAALSAEVTHAHPDGMAGAIAVAVAAAWAWNRSQFQQKFPASDLLKLAHELTPSGPTRTGIEQALTIPLTEWEFDVANRLGNGSEVSSADTVPFCLWVAAAHLDSYSEALWTAIRVHGDIDTNCAIIGGIVALANGKNAIPSEWSRQRERLG; encoded by the coding sequence ATGGATTTGATTGAACTGCGACTGATGCGGGCCCGATTGGCGCTGGAGGGGTTGTCGGTCGGCGATGCGCTGGGAGAGCGTTTCTTGTCGCCGTGGGTTCGGGACATGTGTCTGCGGAACCGGATTGTGCCTGAGGGGCCATGGCGCTGGACCGATGACACCGCGATGGCCCTGGGAATCATCGAAGTCCTGGATCAACATGGACGGATTGATCAGCACGAGTTAGCCAGCGTGTTCGGTCGACGCTACACCCTGGATCCTGATCGAGGATACGGTCCCGCCCAGCACGACTTGCTGCGGAACATTCACCGCGGCGCGGACTGGGAAGTCGAGTCGCGGGAGTTATTTGGGGGAACCGGTTCATTTGGGAACGGAGCGGCGATGCGCGCGGCACCCGTCGGCGCCTATTTTGCGGATGATCTCTCGTGCGTTGTCGAGCAGGCCGCACTTTCGGCCGAGGTGACGCATGCTCATCCAGACGGAATGGCCGGGGCGATTGCCGTGGCGGTGGCTGCCGCCTGGGCCTGGAACCGGAGCCAGTTTCAACAGAAATTCCCTGCCAGCGACCTGCTGAAACTCGCTCACGAGTTAACGCCTTCGGGGCCCACTCGGACCGGGATTGAACAAGCTCTGACAATTCCGCTGACTGAGTGGGAATTTGATGTGGCAAATCGACTTGGCAATGGCTCCGAAGTCTCTTCGGCAGATACGGTTCCCTTTTGCCTGTGGGTCGCGGCTGCGCACCTGGATAGTTATTCCGAGGCACTTTGGACCGCCATTCGAGTCCACGGTGATATCGATACCAACTGCGCGATTATTGGAGGAATTGTTGCGCTGGCGAATGGAAAGAATGCCATTCCGTCAGAATGGAGTCGTCAGCGGGAGCGGCTGGGGTAA
- a CDS encoding FMN-binding negative transcriptional regulator, translated as MYTPNSFRISDTSELHAIIRKHSFAMLVTHGKSGMTATHLPLLFDAGENSHGVLLGHMARANPQWRETEGEVLVIFPGPHAYISPTWYETPGTVPTWNYVTVHGYGSLQLIEDRDRLHDILTRTVTVYEERMPKPWSYDINDPEMEKMLKSIVGFQINLSRLEGKAKLNQNHPEERRRRVIRALESQPGDDSRDIAKRMAASLSDVT; from the coding sequence ATGTATACCCCTAACTCGTTCAGAATCTCCGATACTTCGGAGCTTCACGCCATCATACGGAAACACAGCTTCGCCATGCTGGTCACGCATGGCAAAAGTGGAATGACTGCAACACATCTTCCACTGCTTTTTGACGCAGGGGAAAATTCCCACGGTGTCTTACTCGGTCACATGGCAAGGGCGAATCCGCAGTGGCGGGAAACGGAGGGTGAGGTTCTGGTGATCTTTCCAGGTCCCCATGCCTACATCTCACCGACCTGGTACGAGACTCCAGGAACTGTCCCGACTTGGAACTATGTGACGGTGCACGGATACGGTTCGTTGCAGCTGATAGAGGACCGCGATCGTCTCCATGACATTCTCACTCGGACCGTTACGGTCTATGAGGAACGAATGCCGAAACCGTGGTCCTACGATATCAATGACCCAGAAATGGAGAAGATGCTGAAGTCAATCGTAGGCTTTCAAATCAACTTGAGCCGCTTAGAGGGCAAAGCAAAACTCAATCAGAACCATCCTGAAGAGCGTCGCCGTCGGGTGATTCGCGCTTTGGAATCGCAGCCAGGCGACGACTCCCGCGACATCGCCAAGCGAATGGCAGCCTCGCTTTCTGACGTTACCTGA
- a CDS encoding helix-turn-helix domain-containing protein → MDYLTGVYLPRLEETDQPLEVIAKQCGFGSADSMRRSFQRVMKVAPSDYRQRFCRQ, encoded by the coding sequence GTGGACTACTTGACGGGAGTTTACTTGCCGCGACTAGAAGAGACAGATCAGCCGTTAGAGGTCATCGCAAAGCAGTGCGGATTTGGCAGCGCAGATTCGATGAGACGATCGTTCCAGCGGGTGATGAAAGTCGCTCCCAGCGACTACCGTCAACGGTTCTGTCGGCAGTGA
- a CDS encoding polyhydroxyalkanoic acid system family protein, translated as MSQPIVVNVPHKLGKAEARRRIQEGFGAMQHLDGGGVLGMMSLEKRWEGDQFHLQATGLGQKFSAEFQILDDSVNVTVSVPEFLAALGGFIKAAVTSGTVKALGHSR; from the coding sequence ATGAGCCAGCCAATTGTCGTGAACGTGCCGCACAAATTGGGCAAGGCGGAAGCCAGGCGCCGGATTCAGGAGGGATTCGGGGCGATGCAGCACCTCGACGGTGGCGGTGTGCTGGGGATGATGTCCCTTGAGAAGCGATGGGAGGGGGACCAATTTCATCTGCAAGCGACTGGCCTGGGCCAGAAGTTCTCGGCCGAATTCCAAATCCTCGACGACTCGGTCAATGTCACGGTCAGCGTTCCCGAATTCCTCGCGGCCTTGGGTGGATTCATTAAAGCCGCCGTCACCAGCGGAACCGTTAAAGCCCTTGGCCACTCCAGGTAG
- a CDS encoding GNAT family N-acetyltransferase, with amino-acid sequence MFTAIEATTDELRHKALQIRYEVFYREGGDARYADHERQIWVDQDDGPQSRIVVGLDSNGEVVGTMRLTRLSDWPFIAHEAYDFKLLASFVGIAESELRQSVARVDRVVVSQSSRGEGVFTKMQTYMEYIACSSSCSVIIAAQSLHNNYAQRAFLKLGWIKCPHVSTYKGFTAQHIYKDLRNLNDNQ; translated from the coding sequence ATGTTTACAGCCATTGAAGCCACGACAGACGAACTAAGGCACAAAGCTCTTCAGATTCGATATGAAGTCTTTTATCGCGAAGGTGGAGATGCTCGGTATGCCGACCATGAACGACAGATTTGGGTTGACCAGGACGATGGTCCCCAATCACGGATCGTGGTCGGACTCGACTCCAACGGCGAGGTGGTTGGAACCATGCGGTTGACCCGCCTCTCCGATTGGCCTTTCATTGCCCATGAAGCCTACGATTTCAAACTCCTGGCTTCTTTTGTGGGAATAGCCGAGTCTGAACTTCGCCAATCCGTCGCTCGTGTGGACCGGGTGGTCGTTTCACAGTCCAGTCGTGGAGAAGGCGTCTTTACAAAGATGCAAACGTACATGGAGTACATAGCGTGCTCCTCTAGCTGTTCAGTCATCATTGCAGCGCAATCACTACATAACAATTATGCCCAGCGTGCATTCCTGAAACTCGGTTGGATAAAGTGCCCGCATGTCTCCACATACAAGGGGTTCACCGCTCAGCACATCTACAAAGATTTGAGAAATCTCAACGACAACCAATGA
- a CDS encoding cupin-like domain-containing protein, with the protein MERPPDISTTLFSRLFEIYHDQPRVTVVDRLATAPTREEFLTELLPAGLPVVYSTPTMKAVLWEEASTTLATGAADAIVHVRQAAYASPGEYITARQKESVSLVEYLDELGQSTSQNRPARYAGNVALSFRFAEAFGATPPDCVDRSYFEPPAFWLGPKGSVTPLHKDSTPNFAMQIVGRKRWILFPVRDIALLRMTRSSMDDEVDFATSSLDRNAILEFGTNSTPRIEGRPQFLEVTVEPGEILYLPAGWGHYVENLSISLMINYWIGKQHFRELVSQYL; encoded by the coding sequence ATGGAACGTCCGCCCGACATTTCAACGACATTGTTCTCGCGGTTGTTTGAGATCTATCACGACCAACCCCGAGTTACGGTCGTCGATCGATTGGCAACAGCCCCGACGCGGGAGGAGTTCCTGACAGAGCTTCTTCCTGCAGGGCTTCCGGTGGTATATTCGACGCCAACCATGAAGGCAGTTCTCTGGGAAGAGGCGTCCACGACTCTCGCGACTGGTGCAGCGGATGCAATCGTTCATGTGCGTCAGGCGGCGTATGCGTCTCCAGGGGAGTACATCACTGCTCGCCAGAAAGAGAGCGTCTCACTGGTGGAGTATCTCGACGAGCTCGGTCAATCTACCAGTCAGAATCGGCCAGCCCGCTATGCGGGTAACGTGGCTCTCTCATTTCGCTTCGCCGAAGCCTTCGGAGCGACTCCTCCCGATTGTGTGGATCGCAGCTATTTCGAGCCACCCGCGTTCTGGTTGGGGCCGAAAGGGTCTGTGACTCCACTGCATAAGGATTCGACTCCCAACTTCGCAATGCAGATTGTTGGACGAAAACGTTGGATTCTGTTTCCGGTGCGAGACATCGCACTTCTCCGAATGACCCGTTCGTCGATGGATGACGAAGTGGATTTCGCGACTAGTTCTCTTGACCGGAATGCCATCTTGGAGTTCGGAACGAACTCCACCCCGAGAATCGAAGGCCGTCCTCAGTTTCTGGAAGTGACGGTCGAGCCAGGGGAGATTCTCTATCTCCCTGCCGGATGGGGGCATTACGTAGAAAACCTGTCGATCAGCCTGATGATCAACTACTGGATTGGGAAGCAGCACTTCCGTGAACTTGTCTCACAGTACCTTTGA